Proteins encoded within one genomic window of Scleropages formosus unplaced genomic scaffold, fSclFor1.1, whole genome shotgun sequence:
- the LOC108922290 gene encoding UPF0538 protein C2orf76 homolog: protein MAGEGAVLTVRLVRSFEHRNFRPLVFRGVDLNQTAEQFAAHVRSMLPAKRELPPPFRSFAYDTMKIIHQAHGAKTNELVMSLEDDDRLILKEGVSLKAAGVANETELAFFRKEDYEAFKANPKTVW, encoded by the exons ATGGCGGGAGAAGGAGCTGTGCTGACCGTGCGCCTTGTTCGGTCCTTCGAGCACCGCAACTTCAGACCGCTGGTTTTCCGAGGCGTGGACCTCAACCAGACCGCGGAGCAGTTCGCCGCACACGTTAGGAGCA TGCTGCCCGCCAAACGGGAGCTTCCGCCACCATTCAGGAGCTTCGCGTACG ATACGATGAAGATAATCCACCAGGCACATGGTGCCAAG ACCAATGAATTAGTGATGAGTCTGGAAGATGATGACAGGCTGATTCTGAAGGAAGGTGTGAGCCTGAAGGCAGCGGGAGTTG caAATGAAACGGAGCTGGCATTCTTCCGCAAAGAGGATTATGAAGCCTTTAAAGCAAACCCTAAAACAGTGTGGTGA
- the LOC114909048 gene encoding metalloreductase STEAP3-like isoform X1, whose translation MLFYCSIHARMPQGEMRKPLLGGAAEPDVPACDLKSPAVGILGTGDFSRSLAHRLLACGLRVIVGSRSPDRNADRFPAGVEVSTQRDAAAQAHVLFVALFPDHYSSLAALKGELAGKVLVDVSNGTTLNRSRPSNAEELAALFPESSVVKGFNVLSAWALLNGPRDGSRQVLICSDDFQAKNRVALLARSMGFVPVDMGCLSSARDIENAPLYLFPSWGSPFLCAVCLFFSFYIYNFFRGVLLPYVIKGHNVFYKLPVEMVNETLPLVSLVMLALVYLPGLLAAGLQLLRGTKYQTFPMWLDRWLCMRKQLGLLSFFCAAMHALYSLCLPMRSSARYKLLNAAFKQVKLGQESSWMEQDVWRMELYLSFGIVALGVLSLLAVTSLPSVGNSLNWREFSFVQSGLGYAALSISTLHTLTFGWNRAFDPGQYEFYLPPTFVLAVLLPCIVLLGRLALALPCLSLRLARIRRGWETRLHQVHFRLPDEDMSTV comes from the exons atgctgttttactgcagcataCAT GCAAGGATGCCCCAGGGTGAGATGAGGAAACCCCTGCTTGGGGGTGCCGCTGAGCCCGATGTTCCCGCGTGTGACCTTAAGAGCCCCGCCGTGGGCATTCTGGGCACGGGGGACTTCTCGCGGTCGCTGGCGCACCGCCTGCTGGCCTGCGGCCTCCGTGTGATCGTGGGCAGCCGCAGCCCGGATCGCAACGCCGACCGCTTCCCTGCCGGGGTGGAGGTGAGCACGCAGCGTGACGCCGCCGCTCAGGCCCATGTGCTCTTCGTGGCACTATTCCCGGACCACTACTCGAGCCTGGCGGCCCTGAAGGGAGAGCTCGCGGGCAAGGTGCTCGTGGATGTGAGCAATGGCACGACGCTGAACCGTAGCCGGCCTTCCAACGCGGAGGAGCTGGCTGCGCTCTTCCCGGAGAGCTCCGTAGTGAAAGGTTTCAACGTGCTGTCTGCCTGGGCTCTGCTCAACGGGCCACGCGATGGGAGCAGACAG gtcTTGATCTGCAGTGATGACTTCCAGGCCAAGAACAGAGTGGCGCTCCTGGCCCGGAGCATGGGTTTTGTGCCTGTGGACATGGGTTGTTTGTCCTCTGCTCGCGATATTGAGAACGCCCCGCTGTACCTCTTCCCTTCATGGGGCAGCCCCTTCCTCTGTGCCGTCTgcctcttcttttccttttacatCTACAACTTCTTCCGGGGTGTTCTGCTGCCCTATGTCATCAAGGGCCACAATGTCTTCTACAAGCTGCCAGTGGAGATGGTGAACGAGACTCTGCCTTTGGTCTCCCTGGTGATGCTGGCGCTAGTCTACTTGCCTGGCCTCCTGGCCGCTGGTCTGCAGCTGCTTCGGGGCACAAAGTACCAGACATTTCCCATGTGGCTCGACCGTTGGCTATGTATGCGCAAGCAGCTGGGCCTCCTCAGCTTCTTCTGTGCAGCCATGCATGCCTTGTACAGCCTGTGTTTGCCTATGCGCAGCTCTGCACGCTACAAGCTGCTCAACGCTGCCTTCAAACAG GTGAAGCTGGGGCAGGAGAGCTCATGGATGGAGCAGGATGTGTGGAGGATGGAGCTGTACCTGTCCTTTGGCATTGTGGCTCTGGGGGTGCTTTCTTTGCTCGCTGTCACTTCCCTGCCTTCTGTGGGAAACTCTCTCAACTGGAGGGAATTCAGTTTTGTACAG TCCGGACTGGGATATGCTGCCCTTTCCATCAGCACTCTGCACACGTTGACGTTCGGCTGGAACCGAGCCTTCGACCCCGGCCAGTATGAGTTTTACCTCCCACCAACTTTTGTACTGGCTGTGCTTTTGCCCTGCATTGTGCTGCTGGGTCGCCTCGCCCTGGCGCTGCCCTGCCTATCGCTTCGGCTGGCCAGGATTCGAAGGGGCTGGGAGACGCGGCTCCACCAGGTCCACTTCCGCTTACCCGATGAGGACATGAGCacagtatga
- the LOC114909048 gene encoding metalloreductase STEAP3-like isoform X2, translating to MPQGEMRKPLLGGAAEPDVPACDLKSPAVGILGTGDFSRSLAHRLLACGLRVIVGSRSPDRNADRFPAGVEVSTQRDAAAQAHVLFVALFPDHYSSLAALKGELAGKVLVDVSNGTTLNRSRPSNAEELAALFPESSVVKGFNVLSAWALLNGPRDGSRQVLICSDDFQAKNRVALLARSMGFVPVDMGCLSSARDIENAPLYLFPSWGSPFLCAVCLFFSFYIYNFFRGVLLPYVIKGHNVFYKLPVEMVNETLPLVSLVMLALVYLPGLLAAGLQLLRGTKYQTFPMWLDRWLCMRKQLGLLSFFCAAMHALYSLCLPMRSSARYKLLNAAFKQVKLGQESSWMEQDVWRMELYLSFGIVALGVLSLLAVTSLPSVGNSLNWREFSFVQSGLGYAALSISTLHTLTFGWNRAFDPGQYEFYLPPTFVLAVLLPCIVLLGRLALALPCLSLRLARIRRGWETRLHQVHFRLPDEDMSTV from the exons ATGCCCCAGGGTGAGATGAGGAAACCCCTGCTTGGGGGTGCCGCTGAGCCCGATGTTCCCGCGTGTGACCTTAAGAGCCCCGCCGTGGGCATTCTGGGCACGGGGGACTTCTCGCGGTCGCTGGCGCACCGCCTGCTGGCCTGCGGCCTCCGTGTGATCGTGGGCAGCCGCAGCCCGGATCGCAACGCCGACCGCTTCCCTGCCGGGGTGGAGGTGAGCACGCAGCGTGACGCCGCCGCTCAGGCCCATGTGCTCTTCGTGGCACTATTCCCGGACCACTACTCGAGCCTGGCGGCCCTGAAGGGAGAGCTCGCGGGCAAGGTGCTCGTGGATGTGAGCAATGGCACGACGCTGAACCGTAGCCGGCCTTCCAACGCGGAGGAGCTGGCTGCGCTCTTCCCGGAGAGCTCCGTAGTGAAAGGTTTCAACGTGCTGTCTGCCTGGGCTCTGCTCAACGGGCCACGCGATGGGAGCAGACAG gtcTTGATCTGCAGTGATGACTTCCAGGCCAAGAACAGAGTGGCGCTCCTGGCCCGGAGCATGGGTTTTGTGCCTGTGGACATGGGTTGTTTGTCCTCTGCTCGCGATATTGAGAACGCCCCGCTGTACCTCTTCCCTTCATGGGGCAGCCCCTTCCTCTGTGCCGTCTgcctcttcttttccttttacatCTACAACTTCTTCCGGGGTGTTCTGCTGCCCTATGTCATCAAGGGCCACAATGTCTTCTACAAGCTGCCAGTGGAGATGGTGAACGAGACTCTGCCTTTGGTCTCCCTGGTGATGCTGGCGCTAGTCTACTTGCCTGGCCTCCTGGCCGCTGGTCTGCAGCTGCTTCGGGGCACAAAGTACCAGACATTTCCCATGTGGCTCGACCGTTGGCTATGTATGCGCAAGCAGCTGGGCCTCCTCAGCTTCTTCTGTGCAGCCATGCATGCCTTGTACAGCCTGTGTTTGCCTATGCGCAGCTCTGCACGCTACAAGCTGCTCAACGCTGCCTTCAAACAG GTGAAGCTGGGGCAGGAGAGCTCATGGATGGAGCAGGATGTGTGGAGGATGGAGCTGTACCTGTCCTTTGGCATTGTGGCTCTGGGGGTGCTTTCTTTGCTCGCTGTCACTTCCCTGCCTTCTGTGGGAAACTCTCTCAACTGGAGGGAATTCAGTTTTGTACAG TCCGGACTGGGATATGCTGCCCTTTCCATCAGCACTCTGCACACGTTGACGTTCGGCTGGAACCGAGCCTTCGACCCCGGCCAGTATGAGTTTTACCTCCCACCAACTTTTGTACTGGCTGTGCTTTTGCCCTGCATTGTGCTGCTGGGTCGCCTCGCCCTGGCGCTGCCCTGCCTATCGCTTCGGCTGGCCAGGATTCGAAGGGGCTGGGAGACGCGGCTCCACCAGGTCCACTTCCGCTTACCCGATGAGGACATGAGCacagtatga